The proteins below come from a single Parageobacillus toebii NBRC 107807 genomic window:
- a CDS encoding AAA family ATPase, translating to MNEQVRRLQEELHRSHYVAEEGLATVVHLAQRLARPLLLEGPAGVGKTALAKALAAVRSVNLVRLQCYEGLDASQALYDWDYPKQLLTARTAFTDGAVKQEALYSEAFLIERPLLRALRERPAPVLLIDEVDRADEEFEALLLEFLSEFQITIPEMGTFRASEPPIVILTSNRTRDLSDALRRRCLYFWVDYPTFEQEAAIISLHVPQIAPNLVKQIVFSVRRLRKLSLLKPPGLAESIDFAQALTELGAQELNEEVIRHTLGCLLKTQEDMDLLKERGFDLLWNT from the coding sequence ATGAACGAACAAGTACGCAGGCTACAAGAGGAATTGCATCGTTCTCACTATGTAGCAGAAGAAGGGCTAGCAACGGTAGTGCACTTGGCACAGCGGCTAGCCCGTCCGCTGCTTTTAGAAGGTCCTGCGGGTGTAGGAAAGACGGCATTGGCGAAAGCGCTCGCTGCTGTTCGTTCCGTAAACCTCGTCCGCTTGCAGTGCTATGAAGGATTGGATGCGAGTCAGGCTCTGTACGACTGGGACTATCCAAAACAGCTGCTGACTGCACGCACGGCCTTTACCGATGGCGCCGTAAAACAAGAGGCGCTTTACAGTGAGGCGTTCCTCATCGAACGACCGCTTTTACGTGCACTACGAGAGAGACCGGCGCCAGTACTACTGATTGACGAAGTAGATCGCGCCGACGAGGAATTTGAGGCATTACTGTTGGAATTTCTATCGGAATTCCAAATTACTATTCCTGAGATGGGAACTTTTCGCGCCTCAGAACCACCTATAGTCATTTTAACGTCTAATCGCACGCGTGACTTGTCAGACGCCTTGCGCCGTCGTTGTCTGTACTTCTGGGTCGATTATCCGACATTTGAACAGGAGGCGGCTATCATCTCACTGCATGTGCCGCAGATCGCGCCTAATCTCGTGAAGCAAATCGTGTTTAGCGTGCGGCGGCTGCGCAAGTTGTCGCTACTCAAGCCGCCTGGATTGGCAGAATCGATTGACTTTGCACAGGCGCTGACGGAATTGGGAGCACAGGAGCTGAACGAAGAAGTGATTCGACATACCCTTGGGTGTTTGCTGAAGACGCAGGAAGACATGGACTTGCTAAAGGAGAGGGGATTCGATCTGCTATGGAACACATAA
- a CDS encoding vWA domain-containing protein codes for MEHITAGEIGRLTGSIVRQVADFAPWLRKRGFRAGVPETLTALAALTELNLASIDEVCSAFRSIYARTPAEWGIFPTLFEQYFGIREARLEEKRRLQPEDLMGGTGSGENAERPPLEITQGILAGYHPNDGERFALRADGQVLKDVVKLTQLAVRTMDAPRGRKWQSRGREKIDLRQTIRSALRQSGEPFELKMRQRSPDKPRIVLVMDISGSMKPYAPFITSLAWSFTRVRARTQIFLFSTRLLRVTSLIARKGLSGIPYSDLPGLRGGTRIGDALAQLLHRYSSLLQRHTCVIIISDGFDAGHPEQMHVSMRDLADRVGRIVWINPLLGEPGYEPTSVGMSIALPYIDAFVDVHDVTTWKKAVHSGVLRAAP; via the coding sequence ATGGAACACATAACGGCTGGTGAGATAGGCCGCTTGACAGGCAGCATTGTGAGGCAGGTGGCAGATTTTGCGCCTTGGCTGCGAAAACGCGGATTTCGTGCAGGAGTTCCCGAAACATTGACAGCACTTGCTGCCTTGACTGAATTGAACCTTGCCTCCATTGATGAGGTTTGTAGCGCCTTTCGCTCCATCTATGCACGGACACCGGCGGAATGGGGCATCTTTCCGACTTTGTTTGAGCAATATTTTGGCATACGGGAAGCGCGTTTGGAGGAGAAACGCCGCTTGCAACCAGAGGATTTGATGGGCGGAACTGGTTCCGGTGAAAATGCGGAGCGCCCGCCGCTAGAAATTACACAGGGTATTCTCGCCGGCTATCATCCTAACGATGGAGAGCGTTTTGCTTTACGGGCGGACGGACAAGTTTTGAAAGATGTTGTTAAACTGACCCAGTTGGCAGTGCGTACGATGGATGCACCTCGCGGCCGCAAGTGGCAGTCACGAGGCAGAGAGAAAATTGACCTGCGTCAAACTATAAGAAGTGCGTTGCGCCAGTCAGGGGAACCGTTTGAACTCAAAATGCGCCAACGCAGTCCCGACAAGCCGCGAATTGTCCTAGTTATGGACATTTCTGGATCAATGAAACCGTATGCGCCTTTCATTACTTCACTTGCCTGGTCATTTACGCGGGTGCGTGCACGCACGCAAATCTTTCTCTTTTCCACACGCCTGTTGCGGGTGACGTCGCTTATTGCTCGAAAAGGGTTGTCTGGTATTCCTTATAGTGATTTACCGGGATTGCGGGGCGGAACCCGGATTGGCGATGCGTTGGCACAATTACTTCATCGTTACTCTAGTCTTTTGCAACGGCATACGTGTGTCATTATCATATCGGATGGATTTGATGCCGGCCATCCGGAGCAAATGCATGTTTCCATGCGCGACTTGGCTGATCGCGTTGGACGAATAGTGTGGATAAATCCGCTGCTTGGTGAACCTGGTTATGAACCAACTTCGGTGGGGATGTCGATAGCATTGCCTTATATTGATGCGTTCGTCGATGTCCATGATGTAACAACTTGGAAAAAGGCAGTACATAGCGGGGTGCTGCGAGCAGCACCCTAA
- a CDS encoding SRPBCC family protein — protein MLKYGGEYTIKLPREEVWKFITDPNKVVPCIPDLIESSIEGDNRFQAIVKVGVGPVRGKFKLDCELSPIEQGTAMAMPIKGGGMGSGVEMNAQVKLSDTDDGTLLKWECEGAISGPIASLGGRLIDNQAKKIIQQVFENLEKAFASV, from the coding sequence ATGTTAAAATATGGAGGAGAATATACGATTAAGTTACCAAGGGAGGAAGTATGGAAGTTTATTACAGATCCAAATAAAGTAGTGCCTTGTATTCCTGACTTGATTGAATCTAGCATAGAGGGCGATAATCGTTTTCAAGCTATTGTAAAGGTTGGGGTAGGACCTGTTCGTGGCAAGTTCAAACTCGACTGCGAATTGTCACCTATTGAACAGGGAACTGCAATGGCTATGCCGATCAAAGGTGGAGGAATGGGAAGCGGAGTCGAGATGAATGCGCAAGTAAAACTTAGCGACACTGACGATGGCACCCTTTTGAAATGGGAGTGTGAGGGAGCCATCAGCGGGCCGATCGCGAGCCTTGGTGGCCGTTTGATTGATAACCAGGCAAAGAAAATCATACAGCAAGTATTTGAGAATCTTGAGAAGGCATTCGCTTCTGTGTAG